The sequence CGTGGAACGCGCAAAGCGTATCTGGGGCCGGATACTGCTGCCGCTTCGCGCGGACGCCGACCTTCCGGAAATCAAGACCCGCCTCGGGCGTATCTTCGGAATCGCTTATTTCGCCGAGTCCTGGAGTTCTCCACACGCTGTGGAAAACATCGAGGAGAATGCCTGGGCCCTCATCCAGGGCCGGACGTTCAAGTCATTCAGAATAGACACCCGCAGGTCCGACAAGACTTTTCCACAGACGTCTGTGGAAATCAACCGGCGGGTCGGCGCCTTTGTGAAAGAGCGCTCGCAGGCGCGGGTCGATCTGGAGCACGCCGAACTGACCTGCTGGATCGAGATCGTGGAACAATTCGTCCTCGTTTATGTCGACCGGCTCCCCGGTCCCGGAGGGCTTCCGGTGGGAACCAGCGGCAAGGTTGTCGTGCTGCTGTCGGGCGGCATCGATTCCCCGGTTGCCGCGTGGAAGATGCTCAAGCGGGGATGTACTCCGATCTTCGTCCACTTCCATAGTTTTCCGTACACCAACGCCGAGTCCCAGGAGAAGGCGAAGCAGCTTGCCCGGCTGCTCTCGCACTATGCGATGCGCGCGAAGATTTACCTGGTGCCTTTCGCGGAAGTTCAGCGGCACATCATGGTTGATACGCCGCTGGAAACGCGCGTCATTCTCTACCGGCGATACATGATGCGCCTGGCCGAAAGGATTGCGCGGCGCGAGAAGGCGCGCGTGCTCGTCACCGGCGACAGCGTGGGACAGGTGGCATCCCAGACGATCGAAAACATCGATGTGATTTCGAGGGCCGTTCCGATGCCGATTCTCCGGCCGCTGATTGGCGATGATAAAATCGATATCATCGACATTGCCCGCCGGATCGGCACCTTTGATATTTCCATCCAACCCGATCAGGACTGCTGTTCCCTTTTTGTGCCGAAACATCCGGAGACGAAAGCGAATCTCATCAAGGTCGAGACCTCGGAAGCCCGGCTGCAGGTCGACGAAGCGATGAAGGCGGCATTAGAGGGCGCCGAGGTTTTGTTAGAATATCCGTCGTATGCAACACGGGAAGTTCGTCAGCTTTGAAGGCATCGAAGGCTGTGGCAAGACCACTCAAATCGCGCTTTTGTCCGAATATCTCAAGAAAAGGGACATTCCGCATACCATCACTCGCGAACCGGGGGGAACGGCGGTCGGCGAAGGCATCCGCAAGATTCTGCTGAATTCCGAAACGATCCATCTCACGGCGGCTTCGGAGCTCCTGCTCTTTTACGCATCGAGAAGCCAGAACATCCTGGAAAAGATCAAGCCCGCTCTGGACCGCGGCGAAATGGTCATCTGCGATCGTTACTACCATGCCTCGATGGCGTACCAGGGATACGGGCGCGGCATTCCGCTGGATTTCATCCACAAACTCACCGATCTGGTGTGTGCGCCGTACCGGCCGGACGTGACGTTTCTGCTGGATATCGAACCCGAGGTCGGCCTGGCGCGCGCCCGCTCGCGGAATCACACGCGGCCCGAAAACGAAGGACGCTTCGAGGCCGAGAATCTGGAGTTCTATAACCAGGTTCGCGACGGATATCTGGAATTGGCCTCACAGGACGAACGCATGCAGCTCATCTATGCCGACCGGCCGATCGAGGCTGTCCATCGGCATCTCCTCATGCTGCTCGGATTCGATTGATGATGACATTCGATACGTTTATCGGGAACCGCAAAATCGTCGAGCGTCTTCGCACCAAATTGCGGGAGGGACGCTTCCCTCACGCCTTGATCTTCTCCGGGCCCGAGGGTGTGGGCAAACACACCTGCGCGCTCATGATCGCAAAAACGTTGAATTGCCTGAATGCGCAGACCGGCGGCTTCTGCGGCGAATGCG is a genomic window of Terriglobia bacterium containing:
- the thiI gene encoding tRNA uracil 4-sulfurtransferase ThiI; amino-acid sequence: MDRFIVIHYNELGLKGGNRDYFENALCGNINAAVQDCGVERAKRIWGRILLPLRADADLPEIKTRLGRIFGIAYFAESWSSPHAVENIEENAWALIQGRTFKSFRIDTRRSDKTFPQTSVEINRRVGAFVKERSQARVDLEHAELTCWIEIVEQFVLVYVDRLPGPGGLPVGTSGKVVVLLSGGIDSPVAAWKMLKRGCTPIFVHFHSFPYTNAESQEKAKQLARLLSHYAMRAKIYLVPFAEVQRHIMVDTPLETRVILYRRYMMRLAERIARREKARVLVTGDSVGQVASQTIENIDVISRAVPMPILRPLIGDDKIDIIDIARRIGTFDISIQPDQDCCSLFVPKHPETKANLIKVETSEARLQVDEAMKAALEGAEVLLEYPSYATREVRQL
- the tmk gene encoding dTMP kinase, translated to MQHGKFVSFEGIEGCGKTTQIALLSEYLKKRDIPHTITREPGGTAVGEGIRKILLNSETIHLTAASELLLFYASRSQNILEKIKPALDRGEMVICDRYYHASMAYQGYGRGIPLDFIHKLTDLVCAPYRPDVTFLLDIEPEVGLARARSRNHTRPENEGRFEAENLEFYNQVRDGYLELASQDERMQLIYADRPIEAVHRHLLMLLGFD